A genomic stretch from Flavobacterium humidisoli includes:
- a CDS encoding SDR family NAD(P)-dependent oxidoreductase: MSLLENKVAFVSGGGSGIGRAVAEAYAREGAKVVVSDINVEHGEETVKIIKEKGGEAFFVKGDSSSATDNKHMVEVTVSKYGRLDIACNNAGMGGPAKPTGEYDPEAWDKVIGLNLNGVFYACRYQLEQMEKNGGGSIVNIASIHGQVAAPLSPAYTASKHAVVGLTKNIAVEYAQKNIRCNAVGPGYIETALLKDNLNKEMMQAVAAKSAMNRLGTAEEIAELVTFLSSEKSSFTTGSYIIADGGYTAV; the protein is encoded by the coding sequence ATGTCACTTTTAGAAAACAAAGTTGCATTTGTATCTGGAGGCGGTTCAGGAATTGGACGCGCAGTTGCAGAAGCATACGCTCGAGAAGGAGCAAAAGTAGTAGTATCTGATATAAATGTAGAGCACGGCGAAGAAACCGTAAAAATTATAAAGGAAAAGGGCGGTGAAGCTTTTTTCGTAAAAGGAGATTCGTCGAGTGCAACTGACAATAAACACATGGTTGAGGTGACCGTTTCAAAATACGGCCGTTTGGACATTGCATGTAATAACGCTGGAATGGGTGGACCAGCCAAACCAACAGGAGAATATGATCCCGAGGCTTGGGATAAGGTTATAGGATTAAATTTAAATGGCGTTTTTTATGCCTGTCGTTACCAATTAGAACAAATGGAGAAAAACGGAGGAGGAAGCATTGTTAATATCGCTTCAATCCATGGGCAAGTTGCTGCTCCGCTTAGTCCGGCCTACACTGCTTCTAAACATGCAGTGGTCGGATTGACAAAGAATATAGCAGTAGAATATGCGCAAAAAAATATTCGATGTAATGCTGTTGGGCCAGGTTACATTGAAACAGCACTTTTAAAAGACAATTTGAATAAAGAAATGATGCAGGCCGTTGCGGCAAAATCTGCAATGAATCGTTTAGGAACAGCAGAGGAAATTGCCGAATTGGTAACTTTTTTAAGTTCTGAAAAATCTTCTTTCACAACAGGAAGTTATATTATAGCCGATGGTGGTTATACAGCAGTCTAA
- a CDS encoding RNA polymerase sigma factor, which produces MKNDREGQLKIYQLFSPVLYGICLKYMKNEDDAKDVFQEAFVIAFQKISQYKFEGSFEGWLKRIFINKLIETLNKKKKESFFLDVFDPDTDFVEEEELEAIPIEQEKLLEYIRDLPDQYRTVFNLYVFEKMKHREIAELLKISEGTSKSNLNRAKHILQKRILSIKNFKTA; this is translated from the coding sequence ATGAAAAATGACAGGGAGGGACAACTGAAAATTTATCAGTTGTTCTCTCCTGTTTTGTATGGTATATGTTTGAAATATATGAAGAACGAGGATGACGCTAAAGATGTTTTTCAGGAAGCCTTTGTAATTGCGTTTCAGAAAATAAGCCAATATAAATTTGAAGGAAGTTTTGAAGGCTGGCTGAAACGGATTTTTATAAACAAGCTTATCGAGACTTTAAACAAAAAGAAAAAAGAGAGTTTCTTTTTAGATGTTTTTGATCCCGATACCGATTTTGTTGAAGAAGAGGAACTAGAAGCTATTCCGATAGAACAGGAAAAACTGCTGGAGTACATTCGGGATTTACCAGATCAATATCGGACGGTTTTTAACTTGTATGTATTTGAAAAAATGAAACACAGAGAAATCGCCGAACTCTTAAAAATCTCCGAAGGGACATCAAAATCAAATTTAAATCGCGCCAAGCATATATTACAAAAGCGAATTTTGAGCATAAAAAATTTTAAAACAGCATGA
- a CDS encoding DUF5522 domain-containing protein: MNVPKTKICSSCETAFSCGDTSPENKCWCNNYPPIFNLSDAGDCLCPVCFKEACEDKIDAYVETVTPKKALNNKAMLLPKNDNLIEGIDYYIENGNYVFKAWFHLKRGTCCGNNCRHCPY; encoded by the coding sequence ATGAATGTACCAAAAACAAAAATCTGCTCCAGTTGTGAAACCGCTTTTTCATGCGGAGACACTTCACCCGAAAATAAGTGCTGGTGTAATAATTATCCGCCTATTTTCAATCTTTCCGACGCAGGCGATTGCCTTTGTCCTGTGTGCTTTAAGGAAGCCTGCGAGGATAAAATTGATGCTTATGTCGAAACCGTAACTCCAAAAAAGGCTCTTAATAATAAGGCTATGCTACTGCCAAAAAATGACAATTTAATTGAAGGAATAGACTATTATATCGAAAATGGCAATTACGTTTTTAAAGCTTGGTTTCACTTAAAAAGAGGTACTTGCTGCGGAAACAACTGTCGACATTGCCCTTATTAA
- a CDS encoding iron chelate uptake ABC transporter family permease subunit yields the protein MANKKRNTILFVVLALGLLLMFFASISFGSVTIPLKDVFASLTGGHAAKSTWEYIIINYRLPKAITAVLVGTGLSISGLLMQTLFRNPLAGPYVLGLSSGASLGVAFVILGAGFLPSFLSVVALSQYGIVLASTLGSTLVLFLVLVVSQRLRDTMAILIVGLMFGSFTTAIVSVLTYFSTAEQLQKFTFWSMGNLGNLSWTTIVILTVCVGIGLLLSAKSIKPLNALLLGENYAKSMGLNFKQARLIIIFATSILSGAITAFAGPIAFVGLAVPHIAKLTFQTSNHTILFWSTLFFGSIIMLFCDIVSQMPGFDVTLPINAVTSIIGAPVVIWLLVRKRNFK from the coding sequence TTGGCGAATAAAAAAAGAAATACCATTTTATTTGTCGTTTTGGCTTTAGGTCTTTTATTAATGTTTTTTGCAAGCATTAGTTTTGGATCGGTTACAATTCCGTTAAAAGATGTTTTTGCAAGTTTAACGGGTGGTCATGCTGCAAAATCAACTTGGGAATATATTATCATTAATTATCGTTTGCCAAAAGCGATTACGGCAGTTTTAGTCGGAACTGGACTTTCAATAAGCGGACTTTTGATGCAGACTTTGTTCCGAAATCCACTTGCAGGACCTTATGTTTTAGGACTAAGTTCTGGTGCTAGCCTTGGTGTGGCTTTTGTCATTTTAGGAGCGGGATTTCTGCCTTCTTTTCTAAGTGTAGTAGCATTGTCTCAATACGGAATTGTTTTAGCATCTACTTTAGGAAGCACGTTGGTTCTTTTTTTAGTTTTAGTTGTTTCGCAACGATTACGAGATACAATGGCAATCTTGATTGTAGGTTTAATGTTCGGAAGTTTTACAACCGCAATCGTAAGTGTCTTAACTTATTTTAGTACTGCAGAACAGCTTCAGAAATTTACTTTTTGGTCAATGGGAAATCTGGGGAACCTTTCGTGGACAACAATTGTAATTTTAACCGTTTGCGTTGGAATAGGATTGCTTTTAAGCGCCAAAAGCATTAAACCTTTAAATGCTTTGCTTCTTGGAGAAAATTATGCTAAGAGTATGGGATTAAACTTTAAGCAAGCCCGATTAATCATCATTTTTGCAACGAGTATTTTGTCTGGCGCGATTACAGCATTTGCAGGGCCGATTGCTTTTGTGGGCTTAGCAGTGCCACACATTGCAAAACTGACTTTTCAGACTAGTAATCATACTATTTTATTTTGGAGTACTCTCTTTTTCGGATCTATCATAATGTTGTTTTGTGATATCGTTTCTCAAATGCCGGGCTTTGATGTAACGCTTCCAATTAATGCAGTCACGTCTATAATTGGCGCGCCGGTTGTCATTTGGCTTTTAGTTAGAAAAAGAAATTTTAAGTAA
- a CDS encoding ABC transporter substrate-binding protein yields the protein MKYFFHKLPVVFVLLILIGCKKNEAQDVVKSTTAKESIEFASGLSIVKNEGYSIVNVSNPWPNAKTKFTYILKEKDVQIPDSLNKYIAIKVPLESVVVTSTTNIPFLEMLEVENKLVGFPHTDYISSEKTRALIDKGSVKNVGQNEKLNIEQLIELSPDLIVTFGVDNNNPMLDNLKKSGLNVLIQGDWMEQSPLGKAEWIKLYGALFGKEEKAKELFDKIVESYNQAKKLVSDKPATSKVLYGSMYEDVWYVAKGNSWVAEFMKDAKANYLWADLKGTGSEGLSFEKVLDKGKNANVWIASGSFKSLDELQKANPHYAEFDAFKNKSVYNFEGKLGATGGTVYYELAPSRPDLVLKDYIKIFHPDLLASYEFTFASKLN from the coding sequence ATGAAATATTTTTTCCATAAATTACCAGTCGTTTTTGTACTACTTATCCTAATCGGGTGTAAAAAGAATGAAGCGCAAGATGTTGTAAAATCTACTACTGCCAAAGAAAGTATCGAATTTGCTTCTGGACTTTCGATTGTGAAAAACGAAGGCTATTCAATTGTAAATGTGAGCAATCCGTGGCCAAATGCTAAGACGAAATTTACTTACATTTTAAAAGAAAAAGACGTACAAATTCCAGATAGTTTAAATAAATATATTGCTATAAAAGTTCCTCTAGAAAGCGTTGTTGTAACTTCAACTACCAATATTCCTTTTTTAGAAATGTTAGAAGTTGAGAATAAATTGGTCGGATTTCCACATACAGATTACATTTCTTCGGAAAAAACTAGAGCATTAATTGACAAAGGTTCTGTAAAAAACGTTGGACAGAATGAGAAACTGAACATCGAACAATTAATAGAATTGTCCCCAGATTTGATTGTTACGTTTGGTGTAGATAACAATAATCCGATGCTGGATAATCTTAAGAAAAGCGGTTTAAATGTTTTGATTCAAGGTGATTGGATGGAACAATCTCCACTAGGAAAAGCAGAATGGATTAAACTTTATGGCGCTTTATTCGGAAAGGAAGAAAAAGCAAAAGAATTGTTTGATAAAATTGTAGAAAGCTACAATCAGGCGAAAAAATTAGTTAGCGATAAACCAGCAACTTCAAAAGTGCTATACGGTTCTATGTACGAAGATGTTTGGTATGTTGCCAAAGGAAATAGTTGGGTAGCAGAGTTTATGAAAGATGCAAAAGCTAATTATTTATGGGCTGATTTAAAAGGAACTGGAAGCGAAGGTTTGTCTTTTGAAAAAGTTTTGGACAAAGGAAAAAATGCTAATGTTTGGATTGCTTCTGGATCTTTTAAAAGTTTAGATGAATTGCAAAAAGCAAATCCGCATTATGCTGAATTTGATGCTTTTAAAAACAAAAGTGTTTATAATTTTGAAGGTAAATTGGGAGCGACTGGCGGAACGGTTTATTACGAATTAGCGCCAAGCCGTCCAGATTTGGTTCTAAAAGATTACATTAAGATTTTTCATCCTGATTTATTGGCGAGCTACGAATTTACTTTTGCATCAAAACTGAATTAA
- a CDS encoding tRNA (cytidine(34)-2'-O)-methyltransferase, with amino-acid sequence MLNVVLVEPEIPNNTGNIGRLCVGTESRLHLIHPFGFVINDKNLKRSGLDYWVHLHVTEYQNVEEWIAQIPNHSRVFLMSSHSDKSYLENEFQDGDWLVFGKESVGLSKEFMARFENHLTIPMSPLIRSFNIANSVAFVVGEAKRQIGLKKV; translated from the coding sequence ATGTTAAACGTAGTTCTTGTAGAACCAGAAATACCAAATAATACTGGAAATATCGGCAGATTATGTGTTGGCACAGAAAGCCGTCTTCATTTAATTCACCCTTTCGGATTTGTGATTAATGATAAAAACCTAAAACGTTCAGGATTGGATTATTGGGTTCATCTTCATGTTACCGAATATCAGAACGTAGAAGAATGGATTGCACAAATTCCAAATCATTCTCGTGTATTTTTAATGAGTTCGCATTCTGATAAATCCTATTTAGAAAATGAATTTCAAGATGGAGACTGGCTGGTTTTCGGAAAAGAAAGTGTTGGTTTGAGCAAAGAATTTATGGCAAGATTCGAAAATCATTTAACGATTCCGATGTCACCGCTTATTCGCAGTTTTAATATTGCTAATTCGGTTGCTTTTGTGGTTGGTGAAGCAAAGAGACAAATTGGATTGAAAAAGGTTTAA
- a CDS encoding pseudouridine synthase, with protein MHRHFILFKPYGYLSQFIYELKRKKKLLGELHDFPEGTMAIGRLDEDSEGLLLLTTDGMVSELVRSKKVDKEYYVQVDGVITPEAIEQLQKGVEIGLDGGKYKTKPCTAFIVTEIPDFGPRAKKIRDERHGPTSWASITVNEGKFRQVRKMTAAVGFPTLRLVRVRIGNVYLQNLKAGEVLEVDQFDN; from the coding sequence ATGCACCGACACTTTATTCTTTTTAAACCTTACGGTTATTTAAGCCAATTTATTTATGAATTAAAAAGAAAGAAAAAGCTTTTGGGCGAATTGCATGATTTCCCCGAAGGAACAATGGCAATTGGAAGATTGGACGAAGATTCTGAAGGTTTGCTTTTATTAACAACCGACGGAATGGTGAGCGAATTGGTCAGAAGCAAAAAAGTCGACAAAGAATATTATGTCCAAGTTGATGGTGTGATTACTCCTGAAGCTATCGAACAATTGCAAAAAGGTGTCGAAATTGGCTTAGATGGCGGAAAATATAAAACAAAACCTTGCACCGCCTTTATCGTCACAGAAATTCCTGATTTTGGACCAAGAGCCAAAAAAATTAGAGACGAACGCCATGGCCCGACTTCTTGGGCTTCTATTACTGTAAATGAAGGAAAGTTTCGTCAGGTTCGAAAAATGACTGCCGCAGTTGGTTTTCCAACGCTTCGTCTCGTTCGCGTTCGAATAGGAAACGTATATTTGCAAAACCTAAAAGCAGGAGAAGTGCTCGAGGTTGATCAATTTGACAATTAG
- a CDS encoding ABC transporter ATP-binding protein — protein sequence MKNILSTSNLNIGYKSKKGVTTIAENLNLNLASGKLITLIGANGIGKSTLLRTITGIQKPLSGNVYLNEKKISDYQPLELAQNLSLVLTEKLPPSNLSVFELVALGRQPYTNWVDKLSEEDIIKVHEAMSLTQIEHLASKKHFQISDGQLQKVLIARALAQDTPLIILDEPTTHLDLLHKVSLFKLLKKLTQETQKCILFSTHDIDLAIQLSDEMIMMTPENIVQDQPCNLISDGSFSNLFKDEHIIFDAEKGKFIVS from the coding sequence ATGAAAAACATTCTATCGACTTCTAACCTAAATATTGGATACAAATCCAAGAAAGGCGTTACGACTATTGCTGAAAATTTAAATTTAAACTTAGCTTCTGGAAAACTCATTACTTTAATAGGAGCAAACGGAATAGGGAAGTCGACTTTACTTCGAACGATTACTGGAATCCAAAAGCCATTGTCTGGAAATGTTTATTTGAATGAAAAAAAGATTTCAGATTATCAGCCATTAGAACTGGCACAAAATCTCAGTTTAGTTTTGACCGAAAAATTACCGCCAAGTAATTTGTCTGTCTTTGAATTGGTTGCTTTAGGGCGCCAACCTTATACCAATTGGGTTGATAAATTATCTGAAGAAGATATTATAAAAGTTCATGAAGCAATGAGTTTGACTCAAATCGAACATTTGGCTTCAAAAAAACATTTTCAAATCAGTGATGGGCAATTGCAAAAAGTCTTAATTGCACGAGCTTTGGCTCAAGATACGCCATTAATTATTCTGGACGAACCAACAACTCATCTTGATTTGCTTCATAAAGTTTCATTATTCAAATTATTAAAAAAGCTTACACAGGAAACTCAAAAATGTATTTTGTTTTCGACACATGATATTGATCTTGCGATCCAGTTAAGCGACGAAATGATTATGATGACACCAGAAAATATAGTGCAAGACCAACCTTGTAATTTAATTTCAGACGGAAGTTTCAGCAATTTGTTCAAAGACGAACATATTATTTTTGATGCTGAAAAAGGGAAGTTTATTGTGAGTTAG
- a CDS encoding MepB family protein, with product MDFTAASPDLLLSKETVFDKAALQPTSLQKELESEEYSAYRFVLNNKNICYREAKITPTKTGQFVTLWKRNQSGIIEPFDDSDAIDFVIVNVRKDQNWGQFIFPKKTLLEKGVFSTQNKEGIRATRVYPPWDETTSKQAQKTQKWQLDYFYLFTNQDKIDLNEIRKIFA from the coding sequence ATGGATTTTACTGCCGCTTCACCAGATTTATTATTAAGCAAAGAAACTGTTTTTGACAAAGCTGCATTACAGCCAACTTCTTTGCAAAAAGAACTTGAAAGCGAAGAATATAGTGCTTATCGTTTCGTGCTGAATAATAAAAACATTTGCTACAGAGAAGCTAAAATTACCCCAACCAAAACAGGACAGTTTGTTACTTTATGGAAACGAAATCAATCTGGAATCATCGAACCTTTCGACGATTCAGATGCTATTGATTTTGTAATTGTCAATGTTAGAAAAGATCAAAATTGGGGACAATTTATTTTTCCGAAGAAAACGCTACTTGAAAAAGGTGTTTTTTCTACCCAAAATAAAGAAGGAATTAGAGCTACAAGAGTTTACCCGCCTTGGGATGAAACCACGAGTAAACAAGCACAGAAAACTCAGAAATGGCAGTTAGATTATTTCTATCTCTTTACCAATCAAGATAAAATCGATTTAAACGAAATCAGAAAAATATTTGCATAA
- a CDS encoding protease complex subunit PrcB family protein, whose translation MKKLMLGLFVAFGFSACSLNDGNNYVDCGTNAVVNFTGFPFSCNYSEKTLQNNPAAIVIGSQEKMNEYFTKHANNCPVASDPNIDFTKEYLVGIFAGAKPTSGYEIVISSIVENNCEIVVNYYERTPAVGENVTQAPTYPTDFVLIPKTTKGMIFNKTTENADNIIIGSFNNQCLSSDCQKFYQINDYNTLKFLNVGAKQYDFGQYRYTPTIKRGEYTLLLKDVPAEILALKGQTKTYGTPDAGDQGGIYFELRQGASVTKVYIDNNDTSDQSAEIKIFKKTIQEKITSLK comes from the coding sequence ATGAAAAAATTAATGCTTGGCTTATTTGTAGCCTTCGGATTCAGCGCCTGTTCTCTCAATGACGGAAATAACTATGTAGATTGCGGTACAAATGCAGTTGTAAATTTTACTGGTTTTCCTTTCTCTTGTAATTATAGTGAAAAAACATTGCAAAATAATCCAGCAGCAATTGTTATTGGATCTCAAGAAAAAATGAATGAATATTTTACAAAACATGCGAACAACTGCCCCGTTGCAAGTGACCCTAATATTGATTTTACAAAAGAATATTTAGTTGGAATTTTTGCTGGTGCTAAACCTACAAGCGGTTACGAAATTGTAATTAGTTCTATTGTAGAAAACAATTGCGAAATCGTTGTGAACTATTACGAAAGAACTCCTGCGGTAGGCGAAAACGTAACTCAAGCTCCTACATACCCAACTGATTTTGTTTTGATTCCGAAAACAACAAAAGGAATGATCTTCAATAAAACAACAGAAAATGCAGATAATATTATTATTGGAAGTTTCAACAACCAATGTTTAAGCTCTGACTGTCAAAAATTCTATCAAATTAACGATTACAACACTTTAAAATTCTTAAATGTTGGAGCAAAACAATATGATTTTGGACAATACAGATATACTCCAACAATTAAAAGAGGTGAATATACTTTATTATTAAAAGATGTTCCTGCAGAAATTTTAGCTTTAAAAGGACAAACTAAAACATACGGTACTCCAGACGCTGGAGATCAAGGCGGAATTTATTTTGAACTGCGTCAAGGAGCAAGCGTTACTAAGGTTTATATTGACAACAACGACACCTCAGACCAAAGTGCCGAAATAAAAATTTTCAAAAAAACGATTCAAGAAAAAATTACAAGCTTAAAATAA
- a CDS encoding T9SS type A sorting domain-containing protein yields MKKLYFSRLLALLCFFSCISGDLFAQTMPAPQALPVNQKLDTWQATNAQFPAGFQGWTLGTNDPGITQYLTSPTFTDYNTILTGKGANTNSGGFYNYVGKLGFLNTNNVNLTIGFAFSSVGTTNVQVVYNVMTIRNPYDATNTRINEVILQYRVGTTGNFISLLGTAYRNNTANQTGTNVILPQNPQLRKITLPAECDNQPVVQIRWISRQVSGSGARPSFAINDIKIEKDIYAPTDVSGYPKAANILGESFDFINKIDEVGKTYYVLLPAGSAEPTVAQIKAGQDANGAAALQSGVFDVTNSDLEYVKSFTGLPLSTAYSVFSISEDVVGNVQALVNKLDVTTLSVMPPAISPSVAVLNLGGTEPNFDSLIKSYQIGASDLTANVVVTASGSFTVSKDNATFSSSLTFVPTDFDSNAAPTVYVKFTPTSVGSFTGTIIHETTGGITKTVNLTALGVNPYVQNFDDPNVFVNSKWSQYNEAGPLNQWSHTTQSRNVNSGTGAVLMNGFSDSGPSKDWLISPRLRLDSFSQIPLLSFYSRQFYDGPTLKLMVSTNYDGVSDPNTAIWTPINGRFPQDTGSYVKSEYINLSAYKTDHTYLAWVYETASGGNDNAAEWSFDDFAIIDESKYVDSNPRLDFADVSPNSVSASQTFVFAAAGYGDISIEAPASYELSLDNISFSSIIVVPSADALTGKTVYARFAPTTKEPTISGDLTVTGTSLSKKIGSFTGTSILKADTYDVVSYNLEFFGTDVRDKSGKEFGPTNDALQIENVAKVMNKLNADVYVVQEVSDEPALDALIQKISVNGKTFDKTISTSWSYSFQALDPYFPPQKLVVIYNTQTTTVKSTKVLFKDLYDQVRFNTVVLPGYPGTETPQENDDSFFSSGRLPYLVQVEANIGGVKKEINLIDLHARANSGTDISKYNQRKYDIDYLKDALDAEYPDANLILLGDFNDDVKAWVGNANIASSYKKFVDDTTNYNALTWDISQAGAYSFLSSQGFLDHILISNELNEDYIANSIAVYDPRNDIANYTTTTSDHGPVIARFELKKDVLSTPDFGKNKYFVKAYPNPATDVLNFDIKTTLGRDLKIKLYDFNGRAIGNPISVKNESEVSTAVVAVGNLVSGVYFYTVTENNKVIFKDKIIKK; encoded by the coding sequence ATGAAAAAACTTTACTTTTCGCGCCTTTTGGCTCTTTTATGTTTTTTTAGTTGCATTTCTGGAGACCTTTTTGCCCAGACAATGCCAGCGCCACAAGCATTGCCTGTCAATCAAAAACTTGATACATGGCAAGCCACCAATGCACAGTTTCCTGCTGGATTTCAGGGTTGGACTTTAGGAACTAATGATCCTGGAATAACTCAATACTTAACTTCTCCAACTTTTACAGATTATAATACTATACTTACTGGTAAAGGAGCGAATACTAATTCAGGAGGTTTTTATAATTATGTTGGAAAACTAGGATTTTTAAATACAAATAATGTCAATCTAACAATTGGTTTTGCCTTCTCAAGTGTAGGAACGACAAATGTACAAGTTGTGTATAATGTTATGACAATTAGAAATCCCTATGATGCCACAAACACGAGAATTAATGAGGTGATTTTGCAATATAGAGTTGGGACTACGGGGAATTTTATTTCACTTTTAGGTACTGCATACCGAAATAATACTGCAAACCAAACTGGTACAAATGTAATTCTTCCACAAAATCCCCAACTAAGAAAAATTACTTTACCTGCAGAATGTGATAATCAGCCTGTAGTGCAAATACGTTGGATTTCAAGACAAGTTTCAGGAAGTGGGGCACGTCCATCTTTTGCAATTAATGATATAAAAATCGAAAAAGATATTTATGCTCCAACAGATGTTTCTGGATATCCAAAAGCTGCCAATATTTTAGGTGAAAGTTTCGATTTTATTAATAAAATAGATGAAGTTGGAAAAACGTACTATGTTTTACTTCCAGCGGGTAGTGCAGAACCAACAGTTGCACAAATAAAAGCAGGGCAGGACGCAAATGGAGCCGCAGCTTTACAATCAGGAGTTTTTGATGTAACAAATTCTGATCTGGAATATGTAAAAAGTTTTACAGGATTGCCTTTAAGTACAGCGTATTCTGTTTTTTCTATCTCAGAAGATGTTGTTGGAAATGTTCAGGCATTGGTTAATAAATTAGATGTGACAACTTTAAGTGTTATGCCTCCTGCTATATCTCCATCTGTTGCTGTATTAAATTTAGGTGGTACCGAACCAAATTTTGATTCTTTAATCAAAAGTTACCAGATAGGGGCTTCAGATCTTACTGCAAATGTAGTCGTTACTGCGTCAGGAAGTTTTACTGTTTCAAAAGATAATGCAACATTTTCATCATCTTTAACTTTTGTTCCAACCGATTTTGATTCTAATGCAGCACCAACAGTTTATGTAAAATTCACCCCAACTTCTGTTGGAAGCTTTACAGGTACAATAATTCATGAAACAACGGGAGGCATAACTAAAACAGTTAATTTGACTGCTTTAGGAGTTAATCCTTACGTGCAAAATTTTGACGATCCAAATGTTTTTGTAAACAGCAAATGGTCACAATATAATGAGGCTGGACCTCTAAATCAATGGTCGCATACAACGCAGTCAAGAAATGTTAATTCTGGAACTGGAGCAGTACTTATGAACGGATTTTCAGATAGCGGTCCAAGTAAAGATTGGTTAATTTCTCCAAGATTACGTCTAGATAGTTTTAGCCAAATTCCATTATTATCTTTTTATTCTCGTCAATTTTATGATGGGCCAACTTTAAAATTAATGGTTTCAACCAATTATGATGGAGTTAGCGACCCAAATACCGCAATATGGACGCCGATAAACGGAAGATTTCCACAAGATACAGGAAGTTATGTGAAATCTGAATATATAAATTTATCTGCTTATAAAACAGATCACACCTATTTGGCTTGGGTTTACGAAACCGCTTCTGGTGGAAATGATAATGCTGCAGAGTGGTCTTTTGATGATTTCGCTATTATTGATGAATCAAAATATGTGGATTCTAATCCGCGTTTAGATTTTGCAGATGTAAGTCCAAATTCGGTTTCTGCTAGTCAAACTTTTGTTTTTGCAGCAGCAGGCTATGGAGATATCAGTATTGAAGCTCCTGCTTCTTACGAATTGTCATTAGATAATATTTCATTTTCATCGATCATTGTTGTTCCTTCTGCAGATGCATTAACAGGAAAAACAGTTTACGCGAGATTTGCTCCAACGACAAAAGAACCAACTATTTCTGGTGATTTAACTGTTACAGGAACATCTCTAAGCAAGAAAATAGGCTCATTTACGGGAACTTCTATATTAAAAGCAGATACTTACGATGTAGTATCTTATAATTTAGAGTTTTTTGGAACTGATGTTAGAGATAAATCAGGTAAGGAATTTGGACCAACAAATGATGCGTTACAAATAGAAAACGTAGCCAAAGTAATGAACAAATTAAATGCGGATGTTTATGTAGTTCAAGAAGTTTCGGATGAACCAGCACTAGATGCTTTAATTCAAAAAATTAGCGTTAACGGAAAAACATTTGATAAAACAATTTCAACTTCTTGGTCTTATTCATTCCAAGCTTTAGATCCCTATTTCCCGCCTCAAAAATTGGTAGTAATTTATAATACACAAACAACTACTGTAAAAAGCACAAAAGTATTGTTTAAAGATTTATACGATCAAGTTCGTTTTAACACAGTAGTTTTACCAGGCTATCCAGGAACAGAAACTCCACAAGAAAATGATGATAGTTTTTTCTCATCAGGACGTCTTCCTTATTTAGTTCAGGTTGAAGCTAATATTGGCGGAGTTAAAAAAGAAATTAACTTGATTGATCTTCACGCACGTGCAAACAGCGGAACTGATATTTCAAAATACAATCAGCGTAAGTATGATATTGATTATCTAAAAGATGCATTAGATGCTGAATATCCAGATGCAAATTTAATTCTTCTTGGGGATTTTAATGATGATGTAAAAGCGTGGGTTGGAAATGCAAATATAGCTTCTTCTTATAAGAAATTTGTAGATGATACTACTAATTATAATGCTTTAACATGGGATATTAGTCAAGCTGGAGCTTATAGCTTCTTGAGTTCGCAAGGGTTTTTAGACCATATTTTAATTTCAAACGAATTGAATGAAGATTATATAGCCAATTCAATTGCAGTTTATGATCCAAGAAATGATATTGCAAATTATACGACAACAACTTCAGATCACGGACCAGTAATTGCTCGTTTCGAATTGAAAAAAGATGTGCTTTCTACACCTGATTTTGGAAAAAATAAATATTTCGTAAAAGCATATCCAAATCCTGCAACAGATGTTTTGAATTTTGATATCAAAACAACTTTAGGAAGAGATTTAAAAATTAAACTATACGATTTTAATGGCCGCGCAATTGGAAACCCAATCAGCGTTAAAAACGAATCTGAAGTTAGCACGGCGGTAGTTGCTGTTGGCAATCTAGTTTCTGGAGTTTATTTTTATACGGTTACAGAAAATAATAAAGTAATTTTTAAAGATAAAATCATCAAGAAATAA